One window of Mesorhizobium sp. WSM4904 genomic DNA carries:
- the yacG gene encoding DNA gyrase inhibitor YacG yields MSPDDKVTPLRPKRPCPECGKPSVREHYPFCSARCKDIDLNRWLKGAYVIPGRDDEEEEDDGPKQGPSPKDEA; encoded by the coding sequence ATGAGCCCGGACGACAAGGTCACGCCGCTCCGCCCGAAGCGACCCTGCCCCGAATGCGGCAAGCCTTCCGTGCGCGAGCACTATCCGTTCTGCTCGGCGCGCTGCAAGGATATCGACCTCAATCGCTGGCTGAAAGGCGCCTATGTCATCCCCGGCCGCGACGACGAGGAGGAAGAAGACGACGGCCCGAAGCAAGGCCCTTCGCCCAAAGACGAGGCGTGA
- a CDS encoding ABC transporter permease, with protein sequence MNAVEFILAGMLAAATPFLLAALGELVAERAGVLNLGVEGLMALGAVIAFIIVYQGGGHLLGFLAAGLASAALSLVFAVAALGFRANQVATGLAIGILGQGLSALFGKSFESLTVKGLPKLSLPWLSDIPVIGGLFTQDIVVWLSLAATVAIWAMFAYTKTGLVIRAVGENPKAARALGYPVIAVRFAAVAFGGAFAGFAGAYAAVVYTPLWADGMIAGRGWIAIALVVFGTWLTSRIFLGACLFGAVSLASLAAQTTGLDVSSQLLSSLPYLVTIVVLGIISSNRRLLKLNGVASLGEPFEQ encoded by the coding sequence ATGAACGCCGTGGAATTCATCCTCGCCGGGATGTTGGCGGCGGCTACGCCGTTCCTTCTGGCGGCGCTCGGCGAACTGGTGGCCGAGCGCGCCGGGGTCCTCAATCTCGGTGTGGAGGGCCTGATGGCCCTCGGCGCAGTCATCGCCTTCATCATCGTCTATCAAGGCGGCGGGCATCTCCTGGGTTTCCTCGCCGCTGGTCTCGCCAGCGCCGCTCTTTCCCTTGTCTTTGCCGTCGCGGCGCTGGGATTCCGGGCGAACCAAGTTGCGACAGGCCTCGCCATAGGCATCCTCGGCCAGGGCCTTTCGGCGCTGTTCGGCAAGAGCTTTGAGAGCCTCACGGTCAAGGGGCTTCCGAAACTCTCATTGCCCTGGCTTTCAGATATCCCGGTCATCGGTGGCTTGTTCACCCAAGACATTGTCGTTTGGCTTTCGCTTGCTGCGACCGTCGCCATTTGGGCGATGTTCGCCTACACCAAGACCGGCCTCGTCATCCGCGCCGTCGGCGAGAATCCCAAGGCGGCCCGTGCGCTCGGCTATCCGGTAATCGCCGTGCGCTTCGCCGCGGTCGCTTTCGGCGGCGCGTTCGCGGGTTTCGCCGGTGCCTACGCGGCCGTGGTCTACACTCCGCTCTGGGCCGATGGCATGATCGCCGGGCGCGGCTGGATAGCGATCGCGCTCGTCGTCTTCGGCACTTGGCTTACCAGCCGTATCTTCCTTGGTGCTTGCCTCTTCGGCGCCGTGTCCCTCGCAAGCCTCGCGGCCCAGACAACTGGGCTCGACGTTTCCTCGCAACTTCTATCGAGCCTACCTTATCTCGTGACAATCGTCGTGCTGGGCATCATTTCTTCGAACCGGCGTCTGCTCAAGCTCAACGGCGTGGCTTCGCTGGGAGAGCCTTTCGAACAATAG
- a CDS encoding acylphosphatase — protein MTILGDVEVASFLPWINRHAAKLGLTHAICLAGPDRIELDIAGPAELIDMMEMGCSLGPIDVWVETIRRAPVESESG, from the coding sequence ATGACGATCCTCGGCGATGTCGAGGTGGCGTCCTTTCTTCCGTGGATCAATCGTCATGCCGCCAAGCTCGGGCTCACGCATGCAATATGCCTTGCCGGTCCCGACCGCATTGAACTCGACATTGCCGGTCCGGCCGAACTCATCGACATGATGGAGATGGGGTGCTCTCTTGGACCAATCGATGTCTGGGTCGAGACCATCCGCCGGGCGCCGGTCGAGAGCGAATCGGGCTAG
- a CDS encoding Rieske (2Fe-2S) protein yields MPPYPTGSWMPVALSADLPAGTVMPAQSPAGPVALWRTRSGRAAAFADRCPHRGMRLSQGFVRGETLACIYHGWSYAKAGNCQRIPAHPALTPPDTIRVATQHLEDGGGIIWISVGEPAAGPPRFEGLAPLRSMVVEAGIVALEAAAGTKAAGGLLDYTHDEQAVWLLLAPDGQARTLMHVLVDEDSNPDERIAASRAAEALRRAAEDIARAGIAR; encoded by the coding sequence ATGCCGCCTTATCCCACCGGCTCATGGATGCCTGTTGCCCTCTCCGCGGACTTGCCGGCGGGAACCGTAATGCCGGCGCAATCCCCGGCCGGACCGGTTGCCCTTTGGCGAACCCGTTCCGGCCGTGCGGCGGCCTTCGCCGACAGATGCCCCCATCGCGGCATGCGCCTTTCCCAGGGCTTCGTACGCGGTGAGACCCTGGCCTGCATCTATCACGGCTGGAGCTACGCCAAGGCGGGAAACTGCCAGCGCATTCCGGCCCATCCGGCATTGACGCCGCCGGACACGATTCGTGTCGCGACGCAGCACCTCGAGGATGGCGGCGGCATCATATGGATTTCGGTTGGCGAACCCGCCGCCGGGCCGCCGCGGTTCGAGGGCCTTGCGCCGCTCCGCTCCATGGTGGTGGAAGCGGGCATCGTGGCGCTGGAGGCGGCCGCGGGCACGAAGGCCGCTGGAGGCCTGCTCGACTACACCCACGATGAACAGGCCGTCTGGCTGCTGCTTGCTCCCGATGGGCAGGCGCGCACGCTGATGCATGTTTTGGTGGACGAGGACAGCAATCCGGACGAGCGTATCGCCGCGTCGAGGGCCGCCGAGGCGCTGCGGCGGGCGGCCGAGGATATTGCACGCGCCGGGATCGCCCGATGA
- a CDS encoding amidohydrolase produces the protein MAGYLLKGCAAVIVDEGNGPDIRRNVDVLTDGPAIRAIGAGLDKAELPVGTVTQDAAGWFVYPGLVNTHHHFFQCFVRNRADLDWTKLSVIEWLDRIYPIFSRLTEECFYHASVTAMAELIKHGCTTAFDHQYCFPRQAGKRLIDRQFQAAELLGMRFHAGRGGNTLPKSEGSTIPDAMLETTDEFIADCARLIDAYHDAGPFGMRQVVVAPCQPVNCYRDTFVESVALARDRGVRMHTHVGEGESPLIEARHGMRTVDYCADIGFCGPDTFYAHCWELTHDELRKMAASGTGVAHCPEPVYLVGAEITDIPAMSAFGLSVGLGCDGAASNDNSNLMHCIHSAYMLQCLSASTRDHPVPPPADFLGYATTGGAALLGRGDIGRLAPRMAADLFAIDTRRMDYVGTRHDPLSLLAKVGIGAPTDMTMINGRIVWAKGEFPGLDEARLFAQAEAALATVEF, from the coding sequence GTGGCGGGCTATTTGCTGAAGGGCTGCGCTGCGGTCATCGTGGACGAGGGCAACGGTCCGGACATCCGACGCAATGTCGATGTCTTGACCGACGGCCCGGCAATACGGGCCATCGGCGCGGGCCTCGACAAGGCAGAGCTGCCCGTTGGAACAGTCACGCAGGACGCCGCTGGCTGGTTCGTCTATCCCGGCCTCGTCAACACCCATCACCACTTCTTTCAATGCTTCGTGCGCAACCGCGCCGATCTGGACTGGACGAAGCTGTCGGTCATCGAATGGCTCGACCGCATCTATCCCATTTTCTCGCGGCTGACTGAGGAATGCTTCTACCACGCATCGGTCACGGCGATGGCCGAGCTGATAAAGCACGGCTGCACGACGGCATTCGACCATCAGTATTGCTTTCCGCGGCAGGCGGGCAAGCGGCTGATCGACCGGCAGTTCCAAGCAGCCGAACTGCTCGGCATGCGCTTCCATGCCGGACGCGGCGGCAACACGCTGCCCAAATCGGAAGGCTCGACCATCCCCGACGCCATGCTGGAAACGACCGACGAATTCATCGCCGACTGCGCCCGGCTGATCGACGCCTACCATGATGCCGGTCCCTTCGGCATGCGGCAGGTCGTCGTCGCGCCTTGCCAGCCAGTCAACTGCTATCGCGACACCTTCGTGGAATCGGTGGCGCTGGCGCGCGACCGCGGGGTGCGCATGCATACGCATGTCGGCGAGGGCGAAAGCCCGCTAATCGAGGCCCGTCACGGCATGCGCACGGTGGACTATTGCGCGGACATCGGCTTCTGCGGGCCGGATACCTTCTATGCCCATTGCTGGGAACTGACCCACGACGAGCTGCGCAAGATGGCCGCGAGCGGCACCGGCGTCGCCCACTGCCCGGAACCGGTCTATCTCGTCGGCGCCGAAATCACCGACATTCCGGCGATGTCGGCCTTCGGACTCAGTGTGGGTCTGGGCTGCGACGGCGCCGCCTCAAACGACAATTCCAACCTGATGCACTGCATCCATTCCGCCTACATGCTGCAGTGCCTGTCGGCGTCGACGCGCGACCATCCGGTGCCGCCGCCGGCCGATTTTCTCGGCTATGCGACGACCGGAGGCGCGGCATTGCTCGGGCGCGGCGACATCGGCAGGCTGGCGCCCCGCATGGCCGCCGACCTTTTCGCCATCGACACGCGGCGCATGGACTATGTCGGCACGCGGCACGATCCGCTGAGCCTGCTGGCCAAGGTGGGCATCGGCGCGCCGACGGACATGACCATGATCAACGGCCGCATCGTCTGGGCCAAAGGCGAATTCCCGGGGCTCGACGAGGCCAGACTGTTCGCGCAAGCCGAGGCGGCGCTTGCGACGGTGGAATTTTAG
- a CDS encoding aromatic ring-hydroxylating dioxygenase subunit alpha, with protein MTGNTMIDGWYPVSLASQLDAHGRRTALMGEPIMVRRGEDGNAKVTGGNGRDLPACIRYGHVWSSLGDPQKPLFAIPEADQPGRRLVDVGVVRVRCSPLRAVENFLDIAHFPFVHTDILGAEPHTEVQNYKVEIREDEDEVWATQVKFYQPQAAKSAEGGITTEYMYRVPAPTCSVLYKTCPPRPAEWDVITLFVQPLAEDLCDVWPWMALFDDETPMTDLIHFQQTIFVQDRSILENQIPRLLPLDPGMEIPTRADLTSVAYRRWLKRHGYTYGAQLVAQ; from the coding sequence ATGACCGGCAACACGATGATCGACGGATGGTACCCTGTCAGCCTTGCTAGCCAGCTCGATGCGCATGGGCGCAGGACGGCCCTGATGGGCGAGCCGATCATGGTGAGGCGCGGCGAAGACGGAAACGCGAAGGTCACGGGCGGCAACGGACGTGACCTGCCGGCCTGCATCCGCTACGGCCATGTCTGGTCATCGCTCGGTGATCCACAAAAGCCGCTGTTTGCGATCCCCGAGGCCGATCAGCCGGGCCGCCGGCTCGTCGATGTCGGGGTGGTGCGCGTGCGCTGCTCGCCATTGCGTGCGGTGGAGAACTTCCTGGACATCGCGCATTTTCCTTTCGTGCATACCGACATACTGGGGGCCGAGCCGCATACGGAGGTGCAGAACTACAAGGTCGAGATCCGAGAGGACGAAGACGAGGTTTGGGCCACTCAGGTGAAGTTCTACCAGCCGCAGGCCGCAAAGTCGGCGGAAGGTGGCATCACCACGGAATACATGTACCGCGTGCCCGCGCCGACCTGCTCGGTGCTCTACAAGACCTGCCCGCCTCGCCCGGCGGAATGGGACGTCATCACACTTTTCGTGCAACCACTTGCCGAAGACCTGTGCGACGTCTGGCCATGGATGGCGCTGTTCGATGACGAAACACCGATGACCGACCTGATCCATTTCCAGCAGACGATCTTCGTTCAGGACCGGTCGATCCTCGAAAACCAGATTCCGAGGCTGCTGCCGCTCGATCCCGGCATGGAGATTCCCACGCGCGCCGACCTTACCTCGGTTGCCTACCGGCGCTGGCTGAAACGCCACGGCTACACCTACGGCGCGCAACTGGTGGCGCAATGA
- a CDS encoding glutathione S-transferase family protein produces the protein MKLYDYVLSPSCYKVRLMAALIGVTLDIRPVDFHPGCEHRGPELMALNPAGSIPILEDGDLVLTESSAMLVHLAAKAAPQWLGNDTAGRAARVQQWLSFSHRLTSSLGAARLHEMLLRPGNIAALQEQGIAALRELEAGLVEQHIRGQRFLASDRPTIADIACFPYVALAPDGGVSLDPYPAIRLWSRAVRSLQGFIEMPGIHRLHELTPAPVLEVGEA, from the coding sequence ATGAAGCTCTACGACTACGTGCTGTCGCCGAGCTGCTACAAGGTGCGCCTCATGGCTGCGCTGATCGGGGTGACGCTCGACATCCGCCCTGTCGACTTCCATCCCGGTTGCGAGCATCGCGGTCCTGAGCTCATGGCGCTCAATCCGGCGGGGTCGATCCCGATCCTGGAGGATGGCGACCTCGTGCTGACCGAATCCTCGGCCATGCTGGTCCATCTAGCCGCGAAGGCGGCACCCCAATGGCTGGGCAATGATACGGCCGGGCGGGCGGCGCGCGTCCAGCAATGGCTGTCCTTCTCGCACCGGCTGACCTCGAGCCTTGGGGCGGCGCGCTTGCACGAGATGCTGCTGCGTCCGGGCAATATCGCCGCCCTTCAGGAGCAGGGAATAGCGGCCCTGCGGGAGCTGGAAGCCGGCCTCGTCGAACAGCATATCCGCGGCCAGCGCTTCCTCGCGTCGGATCGACCGACGATCGCCGACATTGCCTGCTTTCCCTATGTTGCGCTGGCGCCGGACGGCGGCGTTTCGCTCGATCCCTACCCCGCTATCCGGCTCTGGTCACGGGCGGTCCGCAGTCTCCAGGGCTTCATCGAGATGCCGGGCATCCACCGGCTGCACGAACTGACACCCGCACCGGTCCTCGAAGTCGGCGAGGCCTGA
- a CDS encoding BMP family ABC transporter substrate-binding protein — protein sequence MTNLTRRTLMKGAAASGLVAAVGGRALAADEPLGIVLVVPSPVGDVGWGRALADGLEPVKAAYGDKVKVTIIENIQEGPDADRIMNKAVADGNKFLVAGSFGYQNGALQIARRNPDVTVLHASGFQVAPNFSPFAAQYSQGTYLMGMAAAALSKTGKLGSVSAFAIPELITSINAFTLGAQAVKPDVEVSVVWVNSWFDPAKEQEAAKALLAQKCDVIFSNAQDTPSVVSACEEAGVPAFNLNSSMKKYAPKNYLGCVATDWSPFFKASVDAHIAGTFKGANAFLGVGDKVVEVVDWNPGIPADMMARIKDVEAKIADGSFSPFTGPIVKADGSEGVPAGKTMTGAEIVAMDWHVKGVTTPLPK from the coding sequence CTGACAAATCTTACCCGCAGAACATTGATGAAAGGCGCGGCCGCCTCTGGGCTCGTCGCGGCGGTGGGCGGCCGCGCGCTTGCCGCCGACGAACCTCTGGGCATCGTGCTCGTGGTCCCGTCGCCGGTCGGCGATGTCGGCTGGGGCCGTGCGCTCGCCGACGGACTTGAGCCTGTGAAGGCTGCCTACGGCGACAAGGTGAAGGTAACCATCATCGAGAACATACAGGAAGGACCCGACGCCGACCGGATCATGAACAAGGCGGTCGCCGACGGGAACAAGTTCCTGGTCGCCGGCTCCTTCGGCTATCAGAACGGCGCCCTGCAGATCGCGCGCCGCAATCCCGACGTAACCGTGCTGCACGCTTCCGGTTTCCAGGTGGCGCCGAACTTCTCGCCCTTCGCGGCCCAATATTCCCAGGGTACCTACCTTATGGGCATGGCGGCAGCCGCGCTTTCGAAGACTGGCAAGCTCGGCTCGGTCTCTGCCTTCGCCATTCCCGAGCTGATCACCTCCATCAACGCTTTCACGCTGGGAGCGCAGGCGGTGAAGCCCGATGTCGAGGTTTCAGTCGTATGGGTGAACTCCTGGTTCGATCCGGCCAAGGAGCAGGAGGCCGCCAAGGCGCTGCTAGCGCAGAAATGCGACGTGATCTTCTCCAACGCGCAGGACACACCCTCCGTCGTCTCGGCCTGCGAAGAGGCCGGCGTCCCCGCCTTCAACCTCAACTCGTCGATGAAGAAATACGCGCCCAAAAACTACCTCGGCTGCGTGGCGACCGACTGGTCGCCCTTCTTCAAGGCCTCGGTCGACGCCCACATCGCCGGCACCTTCAAGGGCGCAAACGCTTTCCTGGGTGTCGGCGACAAGGTGGTCGAGGTCGTTGACTGGAACCCGGGAATCCCGGCCGACATGATGGCCAGGATCAAGGACGTTGAAGCCAAGATCGCCGACGGCAGCTTCTCGCCCTTTACCGGTCCGATCGTCAAGGCCGACGGCAGCGAGGGCGTGCCCGCCGGCAAGACGATGACCGGGGCCGAGATCGTTGCCATGGACTGGCACGTCAAGGGTGTCACCACGCCGCTGCCCAAGTGA
- a CDS encoding ABC transporter permease produces the protein MSALSRPFLPVLVRREHASLTVKLVAPPVALGVATLLNLGLYLLMGRDPVSIFHAMLLEPFLSWASFSEVLLKTGPLLLIAQGLAIGFRTKVFNIGAEGQFILGAIFASAIPIWFPQATGQWIWPSMLVIGALGGALWASLTAFWRVKLNANEILVSLMLALVAAQLLNYLLLGPWKDPNGFNFPQSVMFQFDAMVPILIPGTRVNVSLLVACAFSLAAWVFMQRSFAGYKLQVGGLAPRAAGYAGFNEGRAIWLSLLVGGFAAGLAGAAEVAGPLGQLQRSISTGYGYAAIIVAYLGGLHPVGIVFSALLMAALYIGGDNAMVSANLPVAAVRVFQGSLLLAYLVAIAFVRYRLEWRHAAHGSTP, from the coding sequence ATGAGCGCTCTTTCCAGGCCGTTCCTTCCGGTTTTGGTTCGCCGGGAGCATGCCTCGCTTACCGTGAAGCTGGTCGCCCCGCCCGTGGCGCTCGGCGTGGCGACACTCCTCAATCTCGGGCTCTACCTCCTGATGGGCCGCGATCCGGTCTCTATTTTCCACGCGATGCTTCTGGAGCCTTTCCTGTCCTGGGCCTCGTTCTCGGAAGTTCTGCTGAAGACGGGGCCGCTCCTGCTGATCGCGCAGGGGCTTGCTATCGGCTTTCGCACAAAGGTCTTCAACATCGGCGCCGAGGGTCAGTTCATCCTCGGCGCGATCTTCGCATCCGCCATTCCCATCTGGTTCCCGCAGGCAACGGGCCAGTGGATCTGGCCATCCATGCTGGTCATCGGCGCGCTGGGCGGCGCGCTGTGGGCGTCGCTAACGGCCTTCTGGCGCGTGAAGCTCAACGCAAACGAGATTCTCGTGTCGCTCATGCTGGCGCTCGTTGCCGCGCAATTGCTCAACTATCTGCTTCTCGGCCCCTGGAAGGATCCGAATGGCTTCAATTTCCCGCAATCGGTGATGTTCCAGTTTGACGCGATGGTGCCGATCCTGATCCCCGGCACCCGCGTCAACGTCTCGCTGCTTGTCGCCTGCGCCTTCTCCCTCGCGGCCTGGGTGTTCATGCAGAGGAGTTTCGCGGGTTACAAGCTGCAGGTCGGCGGCCTCGCGCCGCGCGCCGCCGGATACGCTGGCTTCAACGAAGGACGCGCGATCTGGCTTTCGCTCCTCGTCGGTGGCTTCGCGGCAGGCCTCGCCGGTGCGGCCGAGGTGGCCGGGCCGCTCGGACAGCTGCAGCGCTCCATCTCGACCGGCTACGGCTATGCCGCCATCATCGTCGCCTATCTCGGGGGCCTTCACCCGGTCGGCATCGTCTTTTCCGCGTTGCTCATGGCGGCCCTCTATATCGGTGGCGATAACGCCATGGTCTCGGCAAATCTGCCGGTCGCTGCGGTCAGGGTCTTCCAGGGCAGCCTGCTGCTTGCCTATCTTGTCGCCATCGCCTTCGTCCGCTATCGGCTCGAATGGCGCCATGCCGCCCACGGAAGCACGCCATGA
- a CDS encoding ABC transporter ATP-binding protein: MTVPLLSLRGISKSYGQIHANRDIDLDVAPRSIHAILGENGAGKSTLMKLIYGVEQPDAGMATWKGAPLALASPADARRKGIGMVFQHFSLFETLTVVENIRLVVPKGKSDLAECIRALGRDFGLEVDPLAHVHALSVGERQRVEIIRCLMAEPQLLILDEPTSVLPPQSVNKLFETLRRLRDSGVSILFISHKLDEIRAVCDRATILRGGRVTGHVDPRDHDAHDLARMMIGRDMPQPMPALAHSGGEKRLEVVGLDHQPDDPFAVPLCDVNLTVRAGEILGIAGISGNGQSELAALISGETVLPREKSNCIYMMGKDVGALDTAARRRLGFAFVPEERLGRGAVPEMSLVLNSLLTAHPFGLVKRGLVDTARAKAFTETCIRQYDVRTPGSEAEANALSGGNLQKFIVGREIMLSPKLLFVAQPTWGVDIGAASAIRRRLVALRNEGMGILVISEELEELFELCDSIQVIHQGWLSPPLVTRDTKPEEIGRYMIGAHSTARKVPA; this comes from the coding sequence GTGACCGTCCCGCTCCTGTCGCTGCGCGGCATCTCGAAGAGCTACGGCCAGATCCATGCCAATCGAGACATCGATCTGGATGTGGCTCCACGCTCGATCCATGCGATCCTCGGGGAAAACGGAGCGGGCAAGTCGACGCTGATGAAGCTGATCTACGGCGTCGAGCAGCCGGACGCCGGAATGGCGACCTGGAAAGGAGCCCCCCTGGCCCTCGCTTCCCCCGCGGATGCAAGGCGCAAGGGGATCGGCATGGTCTTCCAACATTTCTCCTTGTTCGAAACACTGACGGTGGTGGAGAACATCCGCCTGGTCGTGCCCAAGGGCAAATCGGATCTCGCGGAATGCATCCGTGCGCTCGGCCGCGACTTCGGACTCGAGGTCGATCCGCTTGCCCATGTGCACGCGCTCTCGGTGGGAGAACGGCAACGGGTGGAGATCATTCGCTGCCTGATGGCCGAACCCCAGCTCCTGATCCTCGACGAACCGACCTCCGTCCTGCCGCCGCAATCGGTGAACAAGCTGTTCGAGACTTTGCGGCGGCTGCGCGACAGCGGCGTTTCGATCCTGTTCATCTCGCACAAGCTGGACGAGATCCGGGCGGTTTGCGACCGAGCGACCATCCTGCGCGGCGGTCGCGTCACCGGCCATGTGGACCCGCGCGACCATGACGCGCACGACCTCGCCCGCATGATGATCGGCCGCGACATGCCGCAGCCCATGCCGGCGTTGGCGCATTCCGGCGGCGAAAAGCGCCTCGAAGTCGTGGGCCTGGACCACCAGCCTGACGATCCCTTCGCCGTGCCGCTTTGCGACGTCAACCTGACGGTGCGTGCCGGTGAGATCCTCGGCATAGCGGGCATATCGGGCAACGGGCAGAGCGAACTCGCGGCGCTGATCTCGGGCGAAACGGTGCTGCCGCGCGAAAAGTCCAATTGCATCTACATGATGGGAAAGGATGTCGGCGCGCTCGATACGGCCGCCCGCCGCCGGCTGGGCTTCGCTTTCGTTCCGGAGGAACGGCTCGGCCGCGGCGCGGTGCCGGAAATGTCGCTCGTCCTCAACAGCCTTCTGACCGCCCATCCGTTCGGCCTGGTGAAACGCGGCCTTGTCGACACAGCTCGCGCGAAGGCTTTCACCGAGACCTGCATCCGGCAATACGACGTGCGCACGCCCGGTTCCGAAGCGGAGGCCAACGCGCTTTCAGGGGGCAATCTGCAAAAGTTCATCGTCGGCCGCGAGATCATGCTGTCGCCGAAATTGCTTTTCGTGGCGCAACCCACCTGGGGCGTGGACATCGGCGCAGCCTCCGCCATCCGCCGGCGCCTTGTCGCCCTGCGCAACGAAGGCATGGGCATCCTCGTCATCTCGGAGGAGCTGGAGGAACTGTTCGAACTCTGCGATTCGATCCAGGTGATCCATCAGGGCTGGCTGAGCCCGCCGCTGGTGACGCGCGACACCAAACCCGAGGAGATTGGCCGCTACATGATCGGCGCGCATTCAACGGCCAGGAAGGTTCCGGCATGA
- a CDS encoding Maf-like protein encodes MSILQKLVLASGSPRRIELLQQAGIEPDRILPADVDETPLRAEHPRSLAKRLSKEKAEKALASLKSEDDHAPAFVLAADTVVAVGRRILPKAETIDDAVNCLGLLSGRSHRVYSGICLITPGGKLRQRLVETRVRFKRLPREEIDAYVASGEWRGKAGGYAVQGLAGSFVVKLVGSYTNVVGLPLYESVALLSGEGFKAHKNWHVARP; translated from the coding sequence ATGAGCATCCTGCAGAAGCTGGTGCTTGCCTCGGGTTCGCCGCGCCGCATCGAGCTGTTGCAGCAGGCCGGCATCGAGCCGGACCGCATTTTGCCGGCCGACGTCGACGAGACGCCGCTGCGCGCCGAGCATCCGCGCTCGCTGGCCAAGCGCCTGTCCAAGGAAAAAGCCGAGAAGGCGCTCGCCTCGCTGAAGAGCGAGGACGACCATGCGCCGGCCTTCGTCCTCGCCGCCGATACGGTGGTGGCCGTCGGGCGCCGCATCCTGCCCAAGGCCGAGACCATCGACGACGCCGTGAACTGCCTCGGCCTGCTTTCCGGCCGCTCGCACCGCGTCTATTCCGGCATCTGCCTGATCACCCCGGGCGGCAAGCTCAGGCAGCGGCTGGTGGAAACCAGGGTCCGCTTCAAACGGCTGCCGCGCGAGGAGATCGACGCCTATGTCGCGTCGGGCGAATGGCGCGGCAAGGCCGGCGGCTATGCCGTGCAGGGGCTTGCCGGTTCCTTCGTCGTCAAGCTGGTCGGCTCCTACACCAATGTGGTCGGCCTGCCGCTTTATGAGAGTGTGGCGCTGCTTTCCGGCGAGGGCTTCAAGGCGCACAAGAACTGGCACGTCGCGCGGCCATGA